Proteins encoded together in one Drosophila albomicans strain 15112-1751.03 chromosome 2R, ASM965048v2, whole genome shotgun sequence window:
- the LOC117575863 gene encoding uncharacterized protein CG43427 isoform X4, whose amino-acid sequence METESMEQDVMLDGSEDLMSTSNTSSTNGAGSDTNGCSKKTSITSPDPTSYVAKARVTRPTPPPPSKNPMQFVQIKPCNLYQTAQQQLKKAEEVKKLKEVKKEEPEEWQNNLDNWKSSRRKRVEHIIDRVVETKKLELEEHDRTRRKSKTFTEMMEERAERGGSRGRAKLASLAVYNEDEANDFSDLGIGTSSASGKSSLSEDYDNNSVTSDNPVELDKAAGAAGDESTEQQQNHINRNRLGNGNQVAASTSNASQQQATAAAGTATSMGAATREYISSPGYDTSSSTAAASSPDPCEYTYEGAIQDYKQRVQRASSNGKISNGNNGAAGETIIGYPTRRGSKIEDRLSGFEVTSPSDTQEGAEKQKVDVPKVDISKRKEIFEQRDTEPKSNLANGGAVPPPKLVLRERLTNGNSNGNANGAPAAAAVEVKRLSGDLTSIRDRMQSLEQQRNAFNSSKSVDVPVPPLKQRLNSLQHAVTKEEQQKKPPLVALIDARQLEIMRNEEQRMRQQQQQQREREQKLTQPPTLIVEEPAPVAATHDDSGIQADQQEELLKEQQQQQQLNEAIAALALEERQLEEAANAVNQIEAEFDELTDLQPAELPKPTTKAAAPATVATAAAATHAATAAQQTQPAPRDMEFSLHSLHAYCQQKLLQVYNFRDQRSS is encoded by the exons aTGGAGACCGAGTCCATGGAACAGGATGTTATGCTCGACGGCAGCGAAGATCTGATGTCTACATCAAACACATCATCCACAAATGGCGCTGGCAGCGACACAAATGGTTGCTCCAAGAAAACG TCCATAACGTCGCCCGATCCAACATCGTATGTGGCAAAGGCGCGTGTCACACGTCCCACGCCCCCGCCGCCCTCAAAGAATCCCATGCAATTTGTGCAGATCAAACCGTGCAATTTATATCAAAccgcacagcagcagctcaaaaAGGCCGAGGAGGTCAAAAAACTGAAGGAGGTGAAGAAAGAGGAGCCCGAAGAATGGCAAAAT AACCTTGACAATTGGAAATCATCACGGCGAAAACGTGTCGAACACATCATCGATCGTGTGGTTGAAACGAAGAAGCTCGAGCTTGAGGAACATGATCGCACGCgacgaaaatcgaaaacatTTACCGAAATGATGGAGGAGAG AGCTGAACGCGGCGGTTCGAGAGGACGCGCTAAATTGGCATCGCTGGCTGTTTACAACGAGGATGAGGCAAATGATTTCAGTGATCTGGGCATCGGCACCAGCAGCGCCAGTGGCAAGAGCAGTTTGTCCGAGGATTACGACAACAATAGCGTTACG AGCGACAATCCGGTTGAACTGGACAAAGCCGCAGGCGCAGCTGGCGACGAAAGtacagagcagcagcaaaaccaCATCAATAGGAACCGCCTTGGCAATGGCAACCAAGTTGCGGCCAGCACATCGAATGCCAGCCAACAGCaggcaactgctgcagcaggAACAGCAACATCAATGGGGGCTGCCACACGCGAGTACATCTCATCGCCTGGCTACGATACGTCGTCGAGCACAGCGGCAGCCAGCTCGCCTGATCCTTGTGAATACACCTACGAGGGCGCCATACAGGACTACAAGCAGCGAGTGCAACGTgccagcagcaatggcaagatcagcaatggcaacaatggCGCAGCAGGCGAGACTATTATTGGCTATCCGACACGACGTGGCAGCAAGATCGAGGATCGTTTGAGTGGCTTCGAGGTGACCTCGCCCAGTGACACGCAGGAGGGTGCGGAAAAGCAAAAGGTGGATGTGCCCAAGGTGGATATATCGAAGCGCAAGGAAATCTTTGAGCAACGCGACACAGAGCCAAAGTCCAACCTGGCCAACGGTGGTGCAGTTCCGCCACCCAAGCTGGTGCTCCGCGAGCGTCTCACCAATGGCAATTCgaatggcaatgccaatggtGCCccagcagctgccgctgttgaGGTGAAGCGTCTGTCGGGCGATTTGACCAGCATACGGGATCGCATGCAGAGTCTGGAGCAGCAGCGCAATGCGTTCAACTCCAGCAAGAGCGTGGATGTGCCTGTGCCGCCACTGAAGCAGCGTCTGAATAGCCTGCAACATGCTGTAACCAAAGAGGAGCAACAAAAGAAGCCACCACTTGTGGCGCTCATCGATGCACGTCAGCTGGAGATTATGCGCAACGAGGAGCAGCGCAtgcgccaacagcagcagcaacaaagggAGCGTGAACAAAAGCTGACGCAGCCGCCCACATTGATTGTAGAGGAACCGGCGCCAGTGGCAGCCACGCATGATGACAGCGGCATACAGGCGGATCAGCAGGAGGAGCTGCTtaaggagcagcaacagcagcagcagctaaacgAAGCCATTGCCGCCCTGGCTCTGGAGGAGCGTCAACTCGAAGAGGCGGCCAATGCTGTCAATCAAATTGAGGCGGAGTTCGATGAGTTGACCGATTTGCAGCCAGCAGAGTTGCccaagccaacaacaaaggcagcagcaccagcaactgttgctactgcagcagcagcaacacatgcagcaacagcagcgcaacAGACGCAGCCAGCGCCCAGAGACATGGAATTTAGT